The following DNA comes from Leifsonia sp. 1010.
TCGAGGATGTTGATCTTCGGGTTGCCGATGGTCTCGGCGAAGAACAGCTTGGTGTTCGGGCGGACCGCGCGGCGCCACTCCTCGGCGTCGTCCTGGTTCTCGACGAAGGTGGTCTCGATGCCGAGCTTCGCGAGCGTGTACTTGAACAGGTTGTACGTGCCGCCGTAGATCGAGCTGGAGGAGACGATGTGGTCGCCGGCCTGCGCGATGTTCAGCACCGCGAAGGTCTCAGCGGCCTGACCGGAGGCGACGAGGAGGGCGCCGGTGCCCCCTTCGAGCGCGGCGACGCGCTCTTCGACGACCGCCTGGGTCGGGTTCTGGATGCGGGTGTAGATGTTGCCGAACTCGGCGAGGGCGAACAGGTTCTTCGCGTGCTCCGCGTTGTTGAACACGTACGACGTGGTCTGGTAGATCGGGGTCGCGCGGGCGTTGGTCACCGGGTCGGGAGCAGCGCCGGAGTGGATCTGCTTGGTTTCGAACTGCCAGTCGGCGGCGTCGGTCATGGCGTCTCTCCTTCGGGTCTGTGAGCGCATGATGCGCGGGGTCTGCGAGCGGTCGGCCACCGCCGTTGTCAGCAGGCTAGACGCGCCGCCGCACGCGGGCAACGTATCCGAAACACGCCGTAACCCGCGACAATGAGGGCATGAGCAGACGTGTGGTCGTGACGGGAGCGAGTTCGGGCATCGGTGCGGCGACGGTCCGCGCCTTCCGGGGCGAGGGCTGGGACGTGGTGGCGGTGGCCCGCCGGGAGGACCGCCTGCGGGAGTTGGCCGACGAGACCGGCGCCGAATTCGTCGTCGCCGACCTGACGAAGCAGGATGACGTGGATGCGCTCCGCGACCACCTGGCGTCGACCGGCGGCATCCACGCGCTCGTCAACAACGCGGGAGGCGCGCACGGGCTCGACTCCGTTGAGGCCTCCAGCGTCGACGACTGGGTGTGGATGTACGAGATCAACGTCATCGGAACGAAGCGCGTCATCTCCGCCCTCCTCCCGCTGCTGCGGGTGGGCGCGACCGAGACGGGGCACGCGGACATCGCCGTCGTCACCTCCATCGCCGGTCTCACCGCGTACGTGGGCGGAGGCGGGTACAACGCCGCGAAGTTCGCCGAGCACGCCCTGACCGAGGTGCTGCGGCTGGAGTTGAACGGCGAGCCGATCCGCGTCGTCGAGATCGCGCCGGGGATGGTGGCGACGGAGGAGTTCTCCCTCGTCCGGTTCGGCGGCGACAAGGCCAGGAGGGACGCCGTCTACGAGGATGTGCCCGAGCCGCTCTCGGCCGAGGACGTCGCCGACACGATCGTCCACGCGCTCACCCGCCCCCGCCACGTCGACCTCGACCTGATCGTGGTCAAGCCGGTCGCGCAGGCGGCGCCGTACCGGCTGCACAAGGGCGAGCTGACGGTCCGCGGCTGACATGGTCGACGAGGACGACGCGAAGCGGCTCCGCTGGGAGCGCGCGACCGCCTGGCCCGGAATCGCCGCCAGTGCGCTCTTCCTCATCGCCTACTCGTGGAACATCCTCGACGAGTCCCAATCGACCGCAGTGCACGTGACCCTGCTGGTGGTGCTCGTGGCGGTGTGGCTGTTCTTCTTCATCGACTACGTGATGCGCCTGCTGCTCGCCCGGCACAAGCGGGAATTCATCCGCCGGAATCCGGTGGATCTGCTGTCGGTGTTCGTCCCGATGGCGCGACCCTTCCGCCTGCTGACGGGGCTCCGCCATCTGAACGGGCTCCAGGGCAACAGCGGGTCGCACCTGCGGCGTCGCATCGTCATCATCGCGTCGAGCTTCATCGTCATGTTCATCTACGTCATCGCACTCGCCGAGTTCCAGGCCGAGCGCTACGCGCCCGGGTCGAACATCCGTTCCTTCGGCGACGCCGTGTGGTGGGCGTGCGTGACCATGGCGACGGTCGGCTACGGGGACTATTACCCGGTCACCATCCCCGGCCGGATCCTCGCAGTCGTCCTCATGATCGGCGGCGTGGCGATCGTCGGAACAGCGAGCGCGACGATCGTCAGCTACCTCAACGACCGGACGCAGCACCTGCGCCACCACGAGCCGAGGCCGCGCGACGCGCATCCCGCTCCGGAAGAGGAGAACGACGCCTCGAGCTGACGCTGCGCCGGACCGGGTCAGCCGTTCGCGACGGCCACGCACGCCCGTAGCAGCCGGAGCGCCTGGCGCGCGTCGCGCACCGTGAACTCCTGGCGGTCGCCTGTCCGATCCCGCACCGCGCGCTCCAGAAGCTCGGCGTGCTCCGGCCAGCGCTCGGCGGCGAACGCGGCGGCGGCGGTCTTCGAGAGCACGTCGCCCGTCTCGATGGTGGCGACCAGCCGGATGGGGCCGAGCGCCACCCAGCGCACGGTCTCCGCGCGCACGGGGCCGTCGTCCGGCCGGTCGGCGAGCTCCGCCTCCAGTCCGTCGCCGATCCGCTGCCAGTAGTCGAGCAGGTTGTCGCGGGAGAACGCGACGACCCCTTCGGCGGTCTGCGGGTGGCGGTCGGAGACCGGCGACCAGATGACGTCGCCGCCGTCGACGATGCCCTGCACGCCCGACTCCAGCTCCCGCCAGGTGATCCAGCTGAGCTGCGCGCCCGCGAGCGCGGAGACCAGCACGCCCTCGACCACCTGGGGAGCGGTCTGGACCACATCCGGCCCACGGGCGATCTCCGACTCGGTCAGATACACGCCGTCGATGTGCGGCTGGGAGGCGGCGTGCAGCTCCGCGAGGGCGGGCAGGTCGTCGACCGGGTCGCGGGTGACGACGAACACCACGTCGATGTCGCTGGCGCCGGGATGCCAGTCACCGGCGACCGCAGACCCGGTGACGATCGCACGGCTGACGAGTCCGGGGGCGACGCGTCTCTGTTCCAGGAGGAACGCGGTCAGGGCGTCGGCGACGGCGGGCGGGAGCTGCTGCTCGGACATGGTCACTCCAGGGCGGGTTCGGGATCCGCGAACGCGAGCCGCGGCACGAAGAAGAGGAGCACTGCGGCGACGAGCGCGCCCAGACCGCAGATGGTCCAGACGAGCATGTAGCCGACGAGGCTGGCGGCGGTGGCCGTCACGGTGGCTGCGCCGGCGAGCAGCACGACGCCGAACACGGCGGACGCGAACGACCCGCCGATGGTCTTGGTCGTGTTCGTCAGAGCGGTGGCGACGCCGGTCTGCCCGCGCG
Coding sequences within:
- a CDS encoding SDR family oxidoreductase; translated protein: MSRRVVVTGASSGIGAATVRAFRGEGWDVVAVARREDRLRELADETGAEFVVADLTKQDDVDALRDHLASTGGIHALVNNAGGAHGLDSVEASSVDDWVWMYEINVIGTKRVISALLPLLRVGATETGHADIAVVTSIAGLTAYVGGGGYNAAKFAEHALTEVLRLELNGEPIRVVEIAPGMVATEEFSLVRFGGDKARRDAVYEDVPEPLSAEDVADTIVHALTRPRHVDLDLIVVKPVAQAAPYRLHKGELTVRG
- a CDS encoding ion channel, whose translation is MVDEDDAKRLRWERATAWPGIAASALFLIAYSWNILDESQSTAVHVTLLVVLVAVWLFFFIDYVMRLLLARHKREFIRRNPVDLLSVFVPMARPFRLLTGLRHLNGLQGNSGSHLRRRIVIIASSFIVMFIYVIALAEFQAERYAPGSNIRSFGDAVWWACVTMATVGYGDYYPVTIPGRILAVVLMIGGVAIVGTASATIVSYLNDRTQHLRHHEPRPRDAHPAPEEENDASS
- a CDS encoding aminoglycoside adenylyltransferase domain-containing protein, which gives rise to MSEQQLPPAVADALTAFLLEQRRVAPGLVSRAIVTGSAVAGDWHPGASDIDVVFVVTRDPVDDLPALAELHAASQPHIDGVYLTESEIARGPDVVQTAPQVVEGVLVSALAGAQLSWITWRELESGVQGIVDGGDVIWSPVSDRHPQTAEGVVAFSRDNLLDYWQRIGDGLEAELADRPDDGPVRAETVRWVALGPIRLVATIETGDVLSKTAAAAFAAERWPEHAELLERAVRDRTGDRQEFTVRDARQALRLLRACVAVANG